The Rosa rugosa chromosome 1, drRosRugo1.1, whole genome shotgun sequence genomic sequence GGTCTTAGTGGGAATCATAATTGGAGCTCAATAGAATGATATTCAATCAATTAACATAATCGTTTTGCAGAGATTCCAAGTTTCAATTTCATTGAAAAAAATTTTCCAACTTTAAACCCATTTGCTCGATCTCTGCAAAACCCAAGCAACGCAAAATCAAAGCCAATGGCTTTATCCATGTGGATCTCTTTAAACCTTCATTTCTTCAAAACCCAAATCCTCTTTTGCCCCAAATCTCACGCCAAACTCTTCATTCCCAATTTTCACGAACCCCAGCGATCTGCGTGAGCTCCGAGAGCGAATTGATTTCATTAAGAGCACCTAGAAAATCACAGAGGCCATGAAACTTGTAGCCGCTACCAGGGTTCGAATAGCTCAAGACGCAGTCATCAATGGCCGACCCGTCTCTGAGACCTTTGTGGAGGTTCTATACGACATCAATGAGCAGCTTCAAGGTGAAGACGTTGATATCCCTCTGACTAATGTTAGACCTGACTAAGGTTTCAACAATGCATTGACTAAGAAAGCCCATACCCGAATTGTGGAGTTGAGGAAATTTGGATTGGAGGTGGTTTTGATCAGCATTGGGAGAAGAGGAGAGAGGTGGGTAGAGATGACAAAgtgtttatttaaaaaaaaaaaacactattaTACAGATATATACtatttttgtttgcaatatACTAAAACCATGGAAGTGGTTTGGTGGTTGGGTCATTCATTTGCATGTGCTTTGCAGCTTTGGGAGGGGTTtgagtctccccaacctcaTAGCTGaagctcggctcggcttgaatatttttttCTAAGCCCGAGCTAGGCTCGGCTTGGCTTGATTTATTGGACAAGATCGAGCTTAAATAGGCTCGGCTGGGTtcatttgactttaaattttaaaaaataaaaaaggaagaaagaaaatttaaaataataatccaaaatttgatgtctaaccatcacacaaatcccttttgactttattgtaatatattttatttaaattatcagattctcttccaattgaaaaggaatgtaataaaaagaattaaagatttgagatcagaaaaattatatttttatttatactataaaGTTTCATGAGTTGAGTTTTAACAAACTCGAGCTACTCATGAGCTAGACGAGCCGAATATATCTTTGTTCAAGCTCGGCTTGTTTTTTTGTCGAGCCTAATATTGAGCTCATACTCGGCTCATTTATCTTACGAACACGAGCCGAACGAGCTAAAATCGAGCCGAATACGAGTCGAACACGAGCTGTATCGAGCCTATTTACAGCCCTACAACaaagtgacttttgtgaatgacagtgtaatacttgagtgaccaaagtgatatatttgaaacttgagtgaccaaaatgtcgaatgagtcatagttgagtgaccaaagtgactattctccctttttcttattttgttggctagggtcagtttgggaatttcacttccgtgtgggccccacttttgatgagttggaaatgcCATGTCAGCACTTAACGTTTGAAATTAACGGAATTGAGTCGGATgaacctattggacgagaagatGATgttgtgggggtgtttttgatgaaattaaaagtcgaGAGACTGAATCGATATTTGACCCATACCACAGGATACCAAACAATATTTAGCCTTTAGTTATTCAACACTAAAACTGCAGTAGCCATAACCAACGCACGCAGGCGTACCTCTGTCAATGTGGCCAGGGTTGGAGGACGCAATCAATTCCTTGGCCTATGAGGTCGAGTTGTTGAGGCGCATGTCAAGCATGGTATGTGAATGGTTGCTACGGAGGCATTTCTATCATATATAGCCATGCCCAAAAGCTCCAAAGAAACTTGATGCTATCATTGTTAATTGCATCCATTATCCTCAATAATGGAGGTCTGGATGATTGTCACAATTAATTGAGGATTGTAATGCTCTAATTCACTATCATCTTCCTACTTATGTAATCTTCCATAATTAATAGTTGTTGTCATAACCCTAATTCTGAGCATAAATAGGAATAGAAGGAAAGATCATATGATTTGAGAAGACTGGAGGTCTGGGTGGAAGACGATTGTGTTCTTAAAtgtttatttttcatttctttctgtAGTTATTTTCAATACTTGTGAGGGCAAAATTGAAACTTTATGGGTAAAAAATtgattgtagggtgaactaagcaTTTAGTAGGGTGGTAATATATAGCTGCACCCTATataaaattgagaaaaattcaggtaccgtccccaaactatgctgccaatgccaatttgatacccgaactctcaaaagtatcaatgtgatacccaaagacctatattggcatcaacgtgatacttccgtaaaaaaaatccaactgctccgtttgtttgctgacgtggcaagcacgtgggcaaaaaataaaagggcaaaatggactttttacccttttttattattattatttttttcttttcatttctttttcttcttcttcttcttcaacctgactcttcttcttctctctccacctcctctctctcctctccttctccaccacccaaaccatcactaacccCGCCGATATCCTCTCCAATTAGGCTCCGCCATCGTCCGCAAGCTCCAGTCCTTAGGTTTCACCAACCTCTTCCTCCACACCCACACCAACCTCGACCTCACACGCTAAAACGACGTCGAGTCCTTCTTCGCCGCCGAAAAGCCCCAATTCGTAATCCTCGCCGCTGCTAAAGTCGGCGGCATCCGCGCCACCAACACCACCCGGCTGACTTCATCGCCCTCAACCTCCAAATCCAGACCAACTTCATCGCCCGAAACCGAAACCGATATATTTTTTCCGGTTTGGTGTCGTCCTTTTTTTTTGCCGGAACCGTGTTTTTCGGTTCAGTTATAGCTTGTAACCGGTTCCTTTACAGAGTAAGAAAACAACAAAGCTATCTATATTGGGGAAGAAATTGGAACTGGAAATTGGGGAAGTGATGAAGATGAACTGGAAATCCCGATTCGGGATGAACAaagggagtttttttttttttttggttacagcAAAGGGAGTTTTTTATTGTTGGGTATTtgtttattgtttttgggttaaaAAGCATGGGCTAGTGGGCTGCACACAAATatgacttcttctttttttgtttttaatgtttAATCTAATTACTTTTATACATTCACCACTAAATATCAATTAAAAAACCCCTACTTGCGGTCTCAAAAGAACCGTGCGGACCTTTTCCTACTTTTACACAATATAATAACCAAAAGATGATTCTCATTCACTCGGCCTTCACAAAATGACGCGAAAGCAACTTCCCAATCTCCAAAAAGTTGACCCATTCCttcccttcaaagttcaaacaactccgactgccaaaaaaaaaaaagttcaaacaACTCAGCTGGTTATTGCGAATGATCTCCCTCATGTTGGCTTCAGAATGCCGACGTTCCTATTCACGTTTCTCTTGGGGTTGATTGGTTCGGCGTTTGCTTCGGGCTTGGCCTTGGCCTTCGATTTTGGTGCAGCAGCGGCGACCTTGACGACAGTTCCCATTCTCCTGCCTCGACCTCGCTGCCAACCCCAACTCCCGATCCCTGCCTAACTCCGCTTCTCCTATCACCCTCCACGGCCGCCGCCTCCAACCCAACCCATCCTCTTCAATTTCTCAGCATCCAACCACCGAGCTCGAAGAAGAAGCAGACCCAGaagaagatttaaaaaaaaaaaaaatgaggtggGTGGCTGATGACGTTGTCAGGTAATTAAGGAAATGTGGTGGCGGAGCTTGCAACGGTTTGGCTAGAggaaaatcccagaagaagaagaagaagaagagaaagaagaaaaagaaatgaaaagaagaagaagaagaagaagaagagaaaaaagaaaaataaatgaaaagaaaaaaatgaattaaaaaatggtaaattggtcattttactttttttgagaccccacgtgcttgccacgtcagcaaacaaacggccccgttaggaatttttgacggaagtatcacattgatgtcaaaatacgtgtttgggtatcacattgatacttttgagagtttgggtatcaaattggccttggcagcatagtttggggacggtaactgaatttttctctataaAATTTGTTTAACAAGTAAATTAATGTCGGGAGCTTTCAGGTCTACTTTGGATAAACATTAATTTGCAGATTTCCCAAATTGGATAATGACTCCAGTTCTTATTTTGATGCTTGAAGGAGTTAAAGCTGGGAGCGGAGTCTTTCACATTCTGTTCTCACGTGGCTCCTGGTAATATCCTTAACACTAGGACAGCCAGAGAGAGCCATAGTGAGCTCTAACTCATCCTTCAACATCTTCATGACCTTTCTCACCCCATTTTCTCCATTTGCTGCAAGGCCATAGATAACAGGCCTTCCAACCTGCACTAACACATTTACATTACAATTCTCGCAGGAAAAAATGTATAAAAAGATTGATAAGCTAGATGATTCAAACAGTAGTGGCATGGAGATATTTACAAGGACGGCTTGTGCACCGAGGGCTAATGCCTTGAAGACATCAGTTCCTCGTCGTATTCCTCCATCAAAAAGAACAGGAACTTTCCCTCCAACAGCTTGAACCACCTGAAAAGATGATAGCAAACAGGTATATACCAATAACTAACATGAAGAAGCAAGCAGCTTTCTTCTTACTTGATATTGGCACAAATTTTTGTCTTAACAAGTTGCATCAGCAATATAAATCAATTAGGGAAAAGAGTCCCACCTCTTCCAGGACAGAAATGGTGGCCGGAGTGTAGTCAAGTTGTCGTGCTCCATGATTAGAGACAACAATCCCGGCAACACCAACTTTCACAGCCTTTCTTGCTGAAATGGTAGAAcatatattaaattttcaaaGGGCTTAGTCGAGCTAATTTGTGCAATTTACTATTATGACTCGTCAAGTTATAGTTATGAAATGAATTGAAAGTCAATGTTTCCTAGACCGTTTTCCTTTATACGTTTACTATACTTTTCCTTCACGAGTTGATATTTACAGAAGGTAATGAAAGATATACAGTCACAGATACCAAGAGATGGAGCCTTAATTAGTTGATCTTACCATCTTCATGAGTGAGTATACCCTTGACTAGAATTGGCAAGTTTGTAATAGATTTTAACCATCCTATTACGTCCTGCAGATATTGTTCCAAACCAGGAATTCAAGAATAAGAATCGGTAACGTAGGCACTCCAAAaagttaaaacaaaacaaaatctgTATGAATCATGCATCTCTGTAGTGGAGTCGTATGAAAGGTAAAGAGAAGCCTGATGAGTCCATGACCTATAATCTAGAAGCATAAGAGCATATGATCAGTAGGGTATGCTGACTTATACCTCCCAGCACATAGAATCATCATAGACCGCTCTGACAAAAGCTTCCAAGTTGGATCCTTCATCCTGCAGAGTAAGTGTGCATGCATATAAATAAACATGCATGTATTAGAAAGAAATAATAGGCAATGCCATTTCTCTCTAGAATGATTCTTGCATATAACATAATGAAAATTTTAAAGTTAACTATACAACTCACAGAGTCTAGTTCAGTTGATATTAGGCCTTCGAAGTTTTTCAAATGAGGTGAAATCATTCTGCGAAAACATTTGTCACCGTTCGATGAATCATAAAGGATTTCCAGAACAATATTTGACATGATTTGAAATTtagagaaaaagaacaaaacaaaatggGAAGATACTTACTTGTTCTTTATGTCTGCCTCTCTTCTACCAAGCCTGGGAGCATCGACAGTTAGTACAATAGCCTTGTATCCATTTTTTTCAGCTCTTTGAACTATCTGAGCCGATATATCTCGTCTCTTGAAAACCTGTACCATTAGAAGAAATTTGCTATAAATAAATGATTGACAAGTGAACTGAAATGAGCTCAGGAGCGAACAAGTACATATAATTGAAAGAACCGAACAGCATTGCAGCTCGAAGCAACCTCCTCCACAGTGCAGGTAGAAGAGTAGGACAAAATCTATCAAGGAAAACACTACAATTCAAACACCTAACTCCAGTTACATGTGAATTCAATAAATTTGATATAAATACCATTATAGTGTTGGATGCAGCTGCAGCTCTAGCAGTAGCCACCTCTCCTGAAAGAGCAGGTAAAAACTTAATGTCTGAAATTTACCAATCTTAACTGAACCTCTTGTGAGACAAATTAGACCTTCAGGGTGTGCTAACTGATGCATAGAAGTAGGAGCAATCATTATCGGTGCTGAGATTTTGTAACCCAATACAGTGGTTGACATATCGATCCTGCTAACATCTACCAGAACTCTAGGCCTTAATCTGATAGAAACACATATATCATTCAAGTGATTCCCAATATTACATAAATCATCAAGACAGTTATACATTACATGATTCTGCGAAATGCTTCAACATTCTCTTTTAGCGTGAACTGGTCCTCAGCTCCCCCAGTATAGAAATCATAGTACATTTTTGGAAGGACTTGCTTAGCCAATTCTTGGAATTCATTGACATTTACAGGTTCAGATGCCATTTATATCCCTGAAACCTAAACATTAATCAAACCTAATCATCAAGTTCCAGGCAATCTATCCTAGACAATATCACATGTTTATGTCAAAAACTACTGAAAGAGAACAGATCTCACTCGGTAACTCTCGAGTTTGATGAATCTTACCTGAACAATTCCATTGCAATCTTAAAATGAGCACTTTACAGAGAAATACAGGGAGATCGATAAAGAGTATATCAATCAGGTTGAATAAACATTCCCACAATTGACTTCTAGTTTACACTTTTGTTCTAAAGAAAACAGTGCAGAAATAAAAGCTTCAATTTTATACTTCATAACTAGCTCAAAACTAGCTGGGAACTTCTTCAAAACCATTAGAAAGAAATCATAATTACCATAAGAAGTGGAATATAAGAGCGTTCATGCTCACATGGTTACCAAATAAGCTCATATCAAACCAAAAACAAGCTACAAGATAGCTATGACAGAAGATTTAGAAAACCCAATTCTTTTGTTCTTCAGAGATGAAAAGCCACTGTACCTTTCACAATCTGATATTTCTTGGATCAAATAAGAGTTGAATTTCAGATAGAAAACATACAATTAtaccttttttgtttttgtttttttgtgagTGTGTTGTGGGGGTGATCAgtgttgataattttttttgtcactGTTGATATGAAGTACTATATTTTGTGGGGACTGAGATAATTGAATCCAGCCATGTCTGACACAtgtaggctttggcatgaccgtttgggacacccaagtcgtgacatgatgatatGTATACTAAATACTTTACACTGGCATCCTTTCGTCaaaacgaagagaagtaagaatcaaaaattgattcgaGGAGATGCACTTGCGCTTCACGGCGCCACCATTGTGCAACACCAGCTGGCaatggccggcgccgcctaccccctgcggcctaAAGGTCGCTTTGACGCCACACATGCATTTTTGACTCTtctttctacttctaaagtcaattgtgactttgtggctcaaccaaaatcctcatattggttgcttctaaagcccatctttcgttctgcaaagcctactctttagcaaaattaagatcgagaccatcctatgcaaaggacactaaagaaaatattccattcttgcaaagaatccaaggtgatatttctggacctattcaaccaccttgcagaccatttcgatattttatggtgttggttgatgcatcgacacgctggtcataTGTCATGCTTCTGTCCACAaagaacgctgcatttgctaaactcctaggacaaattattaagttaagagctcaccaccctgatcatcctattaagttaATACGTCTTGACactgctggggagtttacatcaaaatggtctcgcaaaagcttccattaaaagacttcaaatggttgctaagACATtagttatgcgcaccaatctccctgtttctgcttagggctatgcaatattgcatgcaactgtgcttattcgtctgaggcctactgccactcaacacttttctgcgtcccagatggtgactgagtATGAGcttgatgtctcacacttacgcatatttgagtgtgcagtttatgtgcaattgcgccgccacagcgtaccaAAATGTGTTCTCAAAGACGATTgagcatttatgttggatatgattatcCAACTATTATCCGTTATTTAGAACCCTtgataggcgatctctttaccgctagatttgcggattgtcactttgatgagacagtcttccagtcgttagggggagataagaacaagaatgttcaacatgaacgacaggaattgtcgtggtatgtccccactttgtctcatcttgatccccgaacggCACAGTCCGacattgaagtgcggagaattctcgatctttagaacgtagcagattcgatgcctgatgcgttttctgatatcgctaaagtgacgagatcacatatatttgctacaaacgtgcctgcaaggattgaagtcCCTACATAAAGAGGGCATGACCCCACCCCAAGAAGCATTGGGCATGGCGCCAACATCTCCTACAGTGGTGACGTTGTGGTTGAGGCCAGGACTCCcaccaggaagcgcgggaggcccacaggttcgatggattctcgctaAAGAAAGAAAGCTAGTTTGGCACATaatgatccattaatcatcgacattaataatccgtctcatgagagtattccagattatggttatgttCAAGAGACATCATTAAGGGACGCTCCAttgtcagaaccaattccagagaatagagagatcttaatgaattacactagtgtacatgagacaatgaATAAggattctattatccttgatgatACCTTTGCATATTCTGTTGCAAAAAGGATTATAGAACATGATGATATCCAACCttgctccgttgaagaatgtcaacgaagagcagattggcctaaatggaaagatgcggtCCAAGCTAAATtagattcactaacaaagagacaggtatttgggcatATAATGCTAACAtacccaagtgtaaagcctattggacataaatgggtctttgttagaaagcgtaatgagaaaatgaggttgttagatacaaagtcccccttatggcgcaaggtttctcacaatgccctggaatcgactatgaggagacatattctcccgtaatcgTTATAACGTtctgctaccttgtcagtttggtagtttccgaaaaacttgacatgtagcttatggatgtggttacaacatatctctattgggatctagattcaaagatatatatgaaggttccaaatGGACTTCAactacccaaatcaagtggctctaaaccacggaacgcgttttcaataagattaaaacgctcattATATgaattgaaacaatccggacggatatGGTATAATCGTCTAAGTGACCACTTGATTGGGAATGGATagtcaacaatgaaatatgcccatgcgtgttcattaaaaggacaagttctGAATTTGCAATTATagcagtttatgttgatgacatgaacctaattggaactctagatgagttgaaggaaactgctaagtatttgaaatccgaatttgagatgaaagatcttgggaaaacatggTTTTGTCTCGGATTAGAACTCTAGCACCGTAgttatgggattttgatccatcagtcagtatatactcagaaattactaaggcgctttaataaTGTTAAAGTAAgtctgtgagtactcccatgattggccgCAGTTTTGAACCTGTAAATGATTCATTTTGTctaaaggatgaggacgaagacttGCTAGAGGCCAAAGTggcctatctaagtgcaataggcgtattattgtacttagttcaatgcacaagaccagacatctcattcgcagtgaacttgttagctagacatagctctgcgccaacacgccgccattggattggtgtaaaaacaatctttcgatacttaaagggtacaattgatatgagcttgttttatacctacagagagaagaggaatgacagaagaatgggatcggaccccattggCCCAAACGCCATCGTCCATGGCGCCTTGGCCGGAAAAACCGCCGGCGCCGGCACCACCGTTGCCTTCCATAATGGCCGACGTcaccctcctcccctccatcaaaacgatggtgatgttttgatgggttttgctgatgcagggtacctctctgaccctcaaaAAGGTCACTCACAAATTGGTTATGTCTTTatcatgggaagcactgcgatatcttagaggtctacaaaacagactcttgtcgctacttcctcaaatcatgtagagattattgctctacatgaaacTGTGCGAGAATGGATATGACTAAAGcctataattagacatattagaggaacttgtggtttgaagtctaccaaggatgaacctacatgcatttatgaggataatgtagcttgtattgaacaaatgaagttaggtttcatcaagggcgacaacaccaagcatatatcacattcttttataatcagcaacaacaagcacttctaaagattgaagtgaatcaaatccgatcagaggataatgtagcggacttgttcactaagtcgttacctaaatccacctttgaGAAatatgtgaagagcatcggattgagaaagttatccgaactcctatgattgtagcaatcagagggagatgtcgacatcagggggagacatgatgtctacatgttcgatcttgaggagtgaaggacgtgttgtactctttttctcttcctcgaggttgtttttgtcccacagggtttttattactcgagcaagaggtttttaacgaggcaacatttgaagcgtcatcaccaagtttgagcggcacaaggggaagtgttgaaggatgttgactttagtgtgccttgtcaaactagaaACTacctatagttgtaataggagagaattccCAATTCAAGTTAGAATAGAAATCCTTGTACTCCAAGAAAttatactttgtaatccctatctATAGGgctcttattatcaatgaatagacacataattctctcatcaatctctcttacATCCGACTTTCTAAAATATTCTTCATGTTATGTAACCCCCGAGTCATGCGCCACTGAAGCTCGTTTCACCTTCTCTTCACTCCTCATGATCGAATATTCCATATCAGAGTGAATTCCAATGCATGCGATCATTTCGTTAGGCTAGGTTGCACTCTTTTCGTTTTGTCAGGAGTTTGAGGACTATATTATATGTCAGGCCTTAGGCATCCAGTTTGGTCCTATGTTATACCGTCTCGAAGTTTGCAATGAGAAAAAGTAGAGAGAAAAACAAGTATGTTACCATAAATCCTAAATTTCAACCTGACTTTAAAGATTACAGACAATGGGAAGTATTGATCG encodes the following:
- the LOC133725515 gene encoding peroxisomal (S)-2-hydroxyacid oxidase GLO4-like isoform X2, giving the protein MASEPVNVNEFQELAKQVLPKMYYDFYTGGAEDQFTLKENVEAFRRIILRPRVLVDVSRIDMSTTVLGYKISAPIMIAPTSMHQLAHPEGEVATARAAAASNTIMVFKRRDISAQIVQRAEKNGYKAIVLTVDAPRLGRREADIKNKMISPHLKNFEGLISTELDSDEGSNLEAFVRAVYDDSMCWEDVIGWLKSITNLPILVKGILTHEDARKAVKVGVAGIVVSNHGARQLDYTPATISVLEEVVQAVGGKVPVLFDGGIRRGTDVFKALALGAQAVLVGRPVIYGLAANGENGVRKVMKMLKDELELTMALSGCPSVKDITRSHVRTECERLRSQL
- the LOC133725515 gene encoding peroxisomal (S)-2-hydroxyacid oxidase GLO4-like isoform X1, with protein sequence MASEPVNVNEFQELAKQVLPKMYYDFYTGGAEDQFTLKENVEAFRRIILRPRVLVDVSRIDMSTTVLGYKISAPIMIAPTSMHQLAHPEGEVATARAAAASNTIMILSYSSTCTVEEVASSCNAVRFFQLYVFKRRDISAQIVQRAEKNGYKAIVLTVDAPRLGRREADIKNKMISPHLKNFEGLISTELDSDEGSNLEAFVRAVYDDSMCWEDVIGWLKSITNLPILVKGILTHEDARKAVKVGVAGIVVSNHGARQLDYTPATISVLEEVVQAVGGKVPVLFDGGIRRGTDVFKALALGAQAVLVGRPVIYGLAANGENGVRKVMKMLKDELELTMALSGCPSVKDITRSHVRTECERLRSQL
- the LOC133725515 gene encoding peroxisomal (S)-2-hydroxyacid oxidase GLO4-like isoform X4, producing MILSYSSTCTVEEVASSCNAVRFFQLYVFKRRDISAQIVQRAEKNGYKAIVLTVDAPRLGRREADIKNKMISPHLKNFEGLISTELDSDEGSNLEAFVRAVYDDSMCWEDVIGWLKSITNLPILVKGILTHEDARKAVKVGVAGIVVSNHGARQLDYTPATISVLEEVVQAVGGKVPVLFDGGIRRGTDVFKALALGAQAVLVGRPVIYGLAANGENGVRKVMKMLKDELELTMALSGCPSVKDITRSHVRTECERLRSQL
- the LOC133725515 gene encoding peroxisomal (S)-2-hydroxyacid oxidase GLO4-like isoform X3 produces the protein MASEPVNVNEFQELAKQVLPKMYYDFYTGGAEDQFTLKENVEAFRRIILRPRVLVDVSRIDMSTTVLGYKISAPIMIAPTSMHQLAHPEGEVATARAAAASNTIMILSYSSTCTVEEVASSCNAVRFFQLYVFKRRDISAQIVQRAEKNGYKAIVLTVDAPRLGRREADIKNKMISPHLKNFEGLISTELDSDEGSNLEAFVRAVYDDSMCWEDVIGWLKSITNLPILVKGILTHEDARKAVKVGVAGIVVSNHGARQLDYTPATISVLEEVVQAVGGKVPVLFDGGIRRGTDVFKALALGAQAVLCRLEGLLSMALQQMEKMG